The sequence below is a genomic window from Spiroplasma gladiatoris.
CTGCTGGGTTCGCAGAATCTGGTGCTATTTATGCTCTTGTTATTGCAATCTTAATCTTATTCGTTTTAGGATAAGATTTTTTAGAATAGAGATATAAAGCAATGACAGAAATTTATTCAAGTTTGGTTTTAAATGCAACAGCTGGTATTCCAGAAGTAACTCAAGCATTATTTCCAAACTTACCTAACTTTATTGCTCATATTTTATCAACAATTGTAATTGTTTTATTTTTAGCAAAACTTGTTTACAAACCATTTAGAAAAATGGTTGCAGAAAGAAGAAGAAAAATAAACGAATTACTAGATGATGCTTCATCAAAACAAGCATTAGCAAACCGTGATAAGAAAGATGCAGCAAAATTGTTAATAAAAGCAAGAGAAGAATCAAAAAGTATCATCACAAGTGCAAAACAAGAAGCAGATGTTTTAAAATTTGAAATAATTGATAATGCCAAACAAGAAGCCCAAAATATTCAAGAACATGCAAAACAAGCTATGGAATTTGAAAGAAATGAAGCTCAAGAAAGTATTAGAAAAGAAATCATTGACTTAGCATTCTTAGCATCACAAAAAATTATGGCAAAAGAAGTTAATAAAGAAGTAGATAAAAAACTTATTGAAGAATTCT
It includes:
- the atpF gene encoding F0F1 ATP synthase subunit B produces the protein MTEIYSSLVLNATAGIPEVTQALFPNLPNFIAHILSTIVIVLFLAKLVYKPFRKMVAERRRKINELLDDASSKQALANRDKKDAAKLLIKAREESKSIITSAKQEADVLKFEIIDNAKQEAQNIQEHAKQAMEFERNEAQESIRKEIIDLAFLASQKIMAKEVNKEVDKKLIEEFLDKLD